The DNA sequence TTATTCTCCCTAAAAAGGTGATGATGAGAAAAGATGTTTTTTCCAATGGAAGAATATCTTTGGGTACTGAAATGGATAACAATTCTTTTTATCTCTATCGTACAGACAGGAGATACGAGTTCAGGCAACTTGAAATTAATTCGGGAGTTATTTATGAACACAACCTTGGATCCAATCTTATCGGATCATTAAAAACCGGACTTAGGGTAATGCCCCGTGCCAGGATATTTGATAAAGAAGAATCATTTAAAAATTATATTTTTGAAACCACTTCAAAGCCTTCTTTTTACTTTAATGTAGGAATTTCTTACAACCCTTTTCGGAAGTAGAAAACAAAATAATAAAAATTTTAGGAGACCTCATTTAACTTAACAGGTAAATTGGTATCAAACCTCCAACGCAGCTTAATTTTCACAGTAAATATTTGAATGACCACTAAATTATAGTGGTTAGGTGAACTATTATGTATTGTCTAAACCTGTAATAATTTAATTATGTCCATTCCAAAACAGATCTTTCAAACGTTTAAGTCTAAAAAACTTCCGTTACTTACTCAATGGTATATTTGGCGGATGAAGAAAAAAAATCCGGAATACCAATATCATTTCTACGATGATAATGATATTCAAAAATTCATCACTGAAGAGTTCCCCCCCAGGTACATTGAAAATTACAATAAGCTCACTATTGGTGCCGCAAAAGCTGACTTTTTCAGATATGCGATCCTGTATAAAAAAGGAGGAATTTACTTAGATGTGGACAGTGCCGTTAAAAAACCTCTCAAATATTTAGTAAAAGACGATGACGAAGCGGTAATAAGTAAAGAAAGACATGATGGTCTATTTGTTCAATGGGCTCTTATATTTAATAAAAACCATCCTTTTCTGAAAAAAACACTGGATCTGATGCTTGACAATATCGAAACCCATCGATATCCCCATAACATTCACTCTACTACCGGCCCAACAGTATACAGCAATGCAATCAAGCAAAGCCTGGAAGAAAATCCCAATATATCACACCGGATATTTAACGGGATAGAATTTCGGGGATACCTGCAGTTCAAATACAAACTAGGAAAATTTTTCCTGTATGAAAAGAGAGCCGAACACTGGAAACTAAAGCAGACCACTCAGGATATTATTAAACAAAATCAGGTAACCCTATTCCTTATTATGCATGCCGTTATAGAATCTTTGATTTAGCAGTCTATTCATCATCATAAAAGCCAAAAATAATTCACCAATTATCACTCAGAATCCCAGATTTTGATCAGATTAATGCTTAAATTTGTTTTAGAATTTATTTTAAAACAACCTTCTCACCTATGATCAATATCACGGATTTCATTGATAATTTTTTTGATTTTAATTCCAACCCTGATCTTCTTCCCTGGGACATTATCAATAATCTGGATGATCTTCTGAAAGAGAAATTCGACCGTCTTGGCAGTGAGTATGAAATTTCCGGCGATGTTGCAATCCACAAAACAGCAACGATAGAACAGCATGTCATTTTCAAAGGCAGGATCATTATCGGTGAAAATTCTTTCATTGGTGCCAATGCGTATTTAAGAGGTCCTATATTTATTGGAAAAGATTCTAAAATAGGTCCCGGAAGTGAAATCAAACAAAGTATTATTTTCAATGATACCGCTGTAGCTCATTTTAATTATATAGGAAATAGTATTCTGGGAAACCGAATCAATTTTGAAGCGGGATCAATCTGTGCCAATCATTACAATGAAAGAAAAGACAAGGAAATTTCAGTTCTTTTTAATCATGAACTTATCAAAACCCAAACTCATAAATTTGGTTCTCTCGTTGGTGACGACTCACGGATAGGGGCAAATGCTGTATTGTCTCCCGGAACTTTACTCCCGAAGGAAAGTATTGTAAAAAGGCTGGAACTTATTGAGCAAGTGAAATAAGACCATTAATTTCACGTTTTCATATCGCTTTAATTTGCTTGCAAACAAACGTAAGCATTCTCAATTTAGAAGTATACATAAGCTCTCTAAAAATCTTTGATTTTTATATATCAAACAAACTTTATCAGCAAAGGCAATCTCACCAATCAGTAAGGCTACATTTTTGTACGTTTACTATCTAACTGTAAGAAATATTTATAAATCTTTCAAAAATCA is a window from the Chryseobacterium sp. T16E-39 genome containing:
- a CDS encoding glycosyltransferase family 32 protein, which encodes MSIPKQIFQTFKSKKLPLLTQWYIWRMKKKNPEYQYHFYDDNDIQKFITEEFPPRYIENYNKLTIGAAKADFFRYAILYKKGGIYLDVDSAVKKPLKYLVKDDDEAVISKERHDGLFVQWALIFNKNHPFLKKTLDLMLDNIETHRYPHNIHSTTGPTVYSNAIKQSLEENPNISHRIFNGIEFRGYLQFKYKLGKFFLYEKRAEHWKLKQTTQDIIKQNQVTLFLIMHAVIESLI
- a CDS encoding DapH/DapD/GlmU-related protein → MINITDFIDNFFDFNSNPDLLPWDIINNLDDLLKEKFDRLGSEYEISGDVAIHKTATIEQHVIFKGRIIIGENSFIGANAYLRGPIFIGKDSKIGPGSEIKQSIIFNDTAVAHFNYIGNSILGNRINFEAGSICANHYNERKDKEISVLFNHELIKTQTHKFGSLVGDDSRIGANAVLSPGTLLPKESIVKRLELIEQVK